One region of Triticum aestivum cultivar Chinese Spring chromosome 6B, IWGSC CS RefSeq v2.1, whole genome shotgun sequence genomic DNA includes:
- the LOC123135362 gene encoding disease resistance protein RGA5 isoform X3, producing the protein MDVVTGAMGSLLPKLGELLVGEYKLQKGVKKDVESLQREMKSMNAALVKVAEVPRDQLDNQVIIWADELRELSYDMEDVVDNFLVCVEGSESDAFTDSNKLKGLMAKMANLFTKGKTRHQIADAMKDINNRAQEVAERRNRYRVDDVVANAAGKHKVDPRLLALYKTQKELVGIEDARNELTKMLTDGVGDGDVPKQQHMMKMVSIVVGPGGLGKTTLAKAVYDRLQTQFECTAFVPVGRNPEVKKVLRDILLEVGKKQEHIGDVAILDERQLINILQRLLENARYFIVIDDIWDLEAWNIIKCAFIDNNHGSRVITTTRILDVATNTGDIYKLKPLSQHLSEELFYTRLFGGKDKCPFGQPAEVSDKILQKCGCVPLAIITVASLLSGKPMEDWSKVFDSIGFGSGDSNTDVENTRKILLFSYYDLPYYLRSCLLHLSVYPEDYLIMKHKLIWQWVAEGFVSEEPGFSL; encoded by the exons ATGGACGTGGTGACCGGTGCCATGGGAAGCCTGCTCCCTAAGCTCGGCGAGCTGCTGGTGGGGGAGTACAAGCTGCAGAAAGGTGTCAAGAAAGATGTCGAGTCCCTCCAGAGGGAGATGAAGAGCATGAACGCTGCCCTTGTCAAGGTGGCGGAGGTGCCAAGGGACCAGCTGGACAACCAGGTCATCATCTGGGCTGACGAGCTCAGGGAGCTGTCTTATGACATGGAGGATGTTGTTGACAACTTCTTGGTGTGCGTCGAGGGATCTGAATCTGATGCTTTCACCGACTCAAACAAGCTCAAAGGGCTAATGGCAAAGATGGCCAACTTATTCACCAAAGGCAAGACTCGGCATCAGATCGCCGATGCCATGAAGGACATCAATAACCGCGCCCAAGAGGTGGCTGAACGGCGTAACAGGTACAGGGTTGATGATGTTGTTGCCAATGCAGCTGGCAAACACAAGGTTGACCCTCGTCTGCTGGCTCTATACAAGACTCAGAAGGAGCTCGTTGGCATTGAAGACGCACGGAACGAGCTGACCAAGATGCTCACAGATGGTGTTGGTGATGGTGATGTTCCCAAGCAACAGCacatgatgaagatggtctcaatTGTTGTTGGACCCGGAGGACTTGGCAAGACTACACTTGCTAAGGCAGTGTATGATAGGCTTCAAACACAATTTGAATGCACAGCTTTTGTTCCAGTGGGTCGAAACCCTGAAGTGAAGAAAGTTTTAAGGGATATCCTTTTGGAGGTTGGCAAGAAGCAGGAGCATATTGGTGATGTAGCCATATTGGATGAAAGACAACTCATCAACATACTCCAACGACTACTTGAGAATGCGAG ATACTTCATTGTCATTGATGACATATGGGATTTAGAAGCATGGAACATTATCAAATGTGCTTTCATTGATAACAATCATGGGAGCCGAGTAATCACAACTACTCGTATTCTCGATGTTGCGACAAATACCGGTGATATTTACAAGCTAAAACCCCTTTCTCAACATTTGTCTGAAGAATTATTCTATACAAGATTGTTTGGTGGTAAAGATAAATGCCCTTTTGGTCAACCAGCTGAAGTATCAGACAAAATTTTACAGAAGTGCGGATGTGTGCCATTAGCTATAATTACAGTAGCTAGTTTGTTGAGTGGTAAACCTATGGAGGATTGGTCTAAAGTATTCGACTCAATTGGTTTTGGATCTGGAGATAGCAACACAGATGTAGAGAACACGAGGAAGATACTATTATTTAGTTATTATGATCTACCTTATTATCTGAGGTCGTGTCTACTGCATCTGAGCGTATACCCAGAAGACTATTTGATCATGAAACACAAACTGATATGGCAGTGGGTCGCCGAAGGTTTCGTCAGCGAGGAACCAGGG
- the LOC123135362 gene encoding disease resistance protein RGA5 isoform X2 produces MDVVTGAMGSLLPKLGELLVGEYKLQKGVKKDVESLQREMKSMNAALVKVAEVPRDQLDNQVIIWADELRELSYDMEDVVDNFLVCVEGSESDAFTDSNKLKGLMAKMANLFTKGKTRHQIADAMKDINNRAQEVAERRNRYRVDDVVANAAGKHKVDPRLLALYKTQKELVGIEDARNELTKMLTDGVGDGDVPKQQHMMKMVSIVVGPGGLGKTTLAKAVYDRLQTQFECTAFVPVGRNPEVKKVLRDILLEVGKKQEHIGDVAILDERQLINILQRLLENARYFIVIDDIWDLEAWNIIKCAFIDNNHGSRVITTTRILDVATNTGDIYKLKPLSQHLSEELFYTRLFGGKDKCPFGQPAEVSDKILQKCGCVPLAIITVASLLSGKPMEDWSKVFDSIGFGSGDSNTDVENTRKILLFSYYDLPYYLRSCLLHLSVYPEDYLIMKHKLIWQWVAEGFVSEEPGGKDIECLALNFFMVGVWHFM; encoded by the exons ATGGACGTGGTGACCGGTGCCATGGGAAGCCTGCTCCCTAAGCTCGGCGAGCTGCTGGTGGGGGAGTACAAGCTGCAGAAAGGTGTCAAGAAAGATGTCGAGTCCCTCCAGAGGGAGATGAAGAGCATGAACGCTGCCCTTGTCAAGGTGGCGGAGGTGCCAAGGGACCAGCTGGACAACCAGGTCATCATCTGGGCTGACGAGCTCAGGGAGCTGTCTTATGACATGGAGGATGTTGTTGACAACTTCTTGGTGTGCGTCGAGGGATCTGAATCTGATGCTTTCACCGACTCAAACAAGCTCAAAGGGCTAATGGCAAAGATGGCCAACTTATTCACCAAAGGCAAGACTCGGCATCAGATCGCCGATGCCATGAAGGACATCAATAACCGCGCCCAAGAGGTGGCTGAACGGCGTAACAGGTACAGGGTTGATGATGTTGTTGCCAATGCAGCTGGCAAACACAAGGTTGACCCTCGTCTGCTGGCTCTATACAAGACTCAGAAGGAGCTCGTTGGCATTGAAGACGCACGGAACGAGCTGACCAAGATGCTCACAGATGGTGTTGGTGATGGTGATGTTCCCAAGCAACAGCacatgatgaagatggtctcaatTGTTGTTGGACCCGGAGGACTTGGCAAGACTACACTTGCTAAGGCAGTGTATGATAGGCTTCAAACACAATTTGAATGCACAGCTTTTGTTCCAGTGGGTCGAAACCCTGAAGTGAAGAAAGTTTTAAGGGATATCCTTTTGGAGGTTGGCAAGAAGCAGGAGCATATTGGTGATGTAGCCATATTGGATGAAAGACAACTCATCAACATACTCCAACGACTACTTGAGAATGCGAG ATACTTCATTGTCATTGATGACATATGGGATTTAGAAGCATGGAACATTATCAAATGTGCTTTCATTGATAACAATCATGGGAGCCGAGTAATCACAACTACTCGTATTCTCGATGTTGCGACAAATACCGGTGATATTTACAAGCTAAAACCCCTTTCTCAACATTTGTCTGAAGAATTATTCTATACAAGATTGTTTGGTGGTAAAGATAAATGCCCTTTTGGTCAACCAGCTGAAGTATCAGACAAAATTTTACAGAAGTGCGGATGTGTGCCATTAGCTATAATTACAGTAGCTAGTTTGTTGAGTGGTAAACCTATGGAGGATTGGTCTAAAGTATTCGACTCAATTGGTTTTGGATCTGGAGATAGCAACACAGATGTAGAGAACACGAGGAAGATACTATTATTTAGTTATTATGATCTACCTTATTATCTGAGGTCGTGTCTACTGCATCTGAGCGTATACCCAGAAGACTATTTGATCATGAAACACAAACTGATATGGCAGTGGGTCGCCGAAGGTTTCGTCAGCGAGGAACCAGGG GGTAAAGATATTGAATGTTTGGCGCTTAACTTTTTTATGGTGGGTGTGTGGCACTTCATGTGA
- the LOC123135362 gene encoding disease resistance protein RGA5 isoform X1, which produces MDVVTGAMGSLLPKLGELLVGEYKLQKGVKKDVESLQREMKSMNAALVKVAEVPRDQLDNQVIIWADELRELSYDMEDVVDNFLVCVEGSESDAFTDSNKLKGLMAKMANLFTKGKTRHQIADAMKDINNRAQEVAERRNRYRVDDVVANAAGKHKVDPRLLALYKTQKELVGIEDARNELTKMLTDGVGDGDVPKQQHMMKMVSIVVGPGGLGKTTLAKAVYDRLQTQFECTAFVPVGRNPEVKKVLRDILLEVGKKQEHIGDVAILDERQLINILQRLLENARYFIVIDDIWDLEAWNIIKCAFIDNNHGSRVITTTRILDVATNTGDIYKLKPLSQHLSEELFYTRLFGGKDKCPFGQPAEVSDKILQKCGCVPLAIITVASLLSGKPMEDWSKVFDSIGFGSGDSNTDVENTRKILLFSYYDLPYYLRSCLLHLSVYPEDYLIMKHKLIWQWVAEGFVSEEPGVSLFETGERYFNELANRSMIQPVEHLITYTIDACRIHDMVLDMICLLSKEQNFVTILDSDEKNIPSACNARRLAVQKRDVPLANTGMPKVRSCYAIMCKPNALPSLLNFQVLRVLDMELCRFEEDRPYHLEHLGRLPQLRYMCLNDRYISKLPEEIGELKFMQTLDLSGTGIRELPQSIGLLRKLKCLRAGTSANSITVSNWIGNLTSLEELHLSADKSCIFVKELRKLTELRVLICKLTADVDECWMKYFVESLFNLRKIQVLNLYFFPMQPTPELDDYWKGYEPPRQLRDLCIHRGFSRLLPNLSSLSMEVGDFGEQDVVNFGSLPELTYLMWDTIPGGMEFPDGAFPKLRRCRVYAPFRFLKGSMRHSGDLRHGPPTPYHASLNGICARGDERTQVRAGSASEVERPCSASSALRHGPPTTSSSRRKTMAGGQVEEELLVRAQLRELVDVVVEIQVSHSPPEISPGG; this is translated from the exons ATGGACGTGGTGACCGGTGCCATGGGAAGCCTGCTCCCTAAGCTCGGCGAGCTGCTGGTGGGGGAGTACAAGCTGCAGAAAGGTGTCAAGAAAGATGTCGAGTCCCTCCAGAGGGAGATGAAGAGCATGAACGCTGCCCTTGTCAAGGTGGCGGAGGTGCCAAGGGACCAGCTGGACAACCAGGTCATCATCTGGGCTGACGAGCTCAGGGAGCTGTCTTATGACATGGAGGATGTTGTTGACAACTTCTTGGTGTGCGTCGAGGGATCTGAATCTGATGCTTTCACCGACTCAAACAAGCTCAAAGGGCTAATGGCAAAGATGGCCAACTTATTCACCAAAGGCAAGACTCGGCATCAGATCGCCGATGCCATGAAGGACATCAATAACCGCGCCCAAGAGGTGGCTGAACGGCGTAACAGGTACAGGGTTGATGATGTTGTTGCCAATGCAGCTGGCAAACACAAGGTTGACCCTCGTCTGCTGGCTCTATACAAGACTCAGAAGGAGCTCGTTGGCATTGAAGACGCACGGAACGAGCTGACCAAGATGCTCACAGATGGTGTTGGTGATGGTGATGTTCCCAAGCAACAGCacatgatgaagatggtctcaatTGTTGTTGGACCCGGAGGACTTGGCAAGACTACACTTGCTAAGGCAGTGTATGATAGGCTTCAAACACAATTTGAATGCACAGCTTTTGTTCCAGTGGGTCGAAACCCTGAAGTGAAGAAAGTTTTAAGGGATATCCTTTTGGAGGTTGGCAAGAAGCAGGAGCATATTGGTGATGTAGCCATATTGGATGAAAGACAACTCATCAACATACTCCAACGACTACTTGAGAATGCGAG ATACTTCATTGTCATTGATGACATATGGGATTTAGAAGCATGGAACATTATCAAATGTGCTTTCATTGATAACAATCATGGGAGCCGAGTAATCACAACTACTCGTATTCTCGATGTTGCGACAAATACCGGTGATATTTACAAGCTAAAACCCCTTTCTCAACATTTGTCTGAAGAATTATTCTATACAAGATTGTTTGGTGGTAAAGATAAATGCCCTTTTGGTCAACCAGCTGAAGTATCAGACAAAATTTTACAGAAGTGCGGATGTGTGCCATTAGCTATAATTACAGTAGCTAGTTTGTTGAGTGGTAAACCTATGGAGGATTGGTCTAAAGTATTCGACTCAATTGGTTTTGGATCTGGAGATAGCAACACAGATGTAGAGAACACGAGGAAGATACTATTATTTAGTTATTATGATCTACCTTATTATCTGAGGTCGTGTCTACTGCATCTGAGCGTATACCCAGAAGACTATTTGATCATGAAACACAAACTGATATGGCAGTGGGTCGCCGAAGGTTTCGTCAGCGAGGAACCAGGGGTAAGTTTATTTGAGACCGGTgaaaggtactttaatgaacttgCAAATAGAAGCATGATTCAGCCGGTAGAGCATCTAATAACGTACACAATAGATGCTTGTCGTATTCATGATATGGTGCTGGATATGATTTGTTTATTATCAAAGGAACAAAATTTTGTTACTATATTGGATAGTGACGAGAAGAACATACCTTCAGCATGCAATGCCCGTAGGTTAGCTGTCCAAAAGAGAGACGTGCCTCTGGCTAACACAGGCATGCCAAAAGTGAGGTCGTGCTATGCCATCATGTGTAAACCCAATGCATTGCCGTCTCTTTTAAACTTTCAAGTATTACGTGTTTTAGATATGGAACTGTGCCGTTTTGAGGAAGACCGTCCTTACCATCTTGAGCATCTCGGGAGGTTACCTCAGTTGAGATACATGTGCCTAAATGACAGATATATTAGTAAGCTGCCAGAAGAAATAGGAGAACTAAAATTTATGCAGACACTGGACTTGAGCGGCACTGGTATAAGAGAGTTACCACAGAGTATTGGTTTGCTAAGGAAACTCAAGTGTCTGCGTGCTGGCACGTCAGCTAATAGTATAACAGTGTCGAATTGGATAGGGAACCTGACATCCTTGGAAGAGCTACATTTGAGTGCTGACAAGTCTTGTATCTTTGTGAAAGAGCTCAGAAAGCTGACAGAGTTGAGAGTGCTCATCTGTAAGTTAACTGCAGATGTGGATGAGTGCTGGATGAAATATTTTGTCGAGTCTTTATTCAATCTGCGGAAAATCCAAGTCCTAAATCTATATTTTTTCCCCATGCAACCAACACCCGAGTTAGATGACTACTGGAAAGGCTATGAGCCCCCTCGGCAACTCCGTGATCTGTGCATACATCGCGGTTTCAGTAGGCTTCTTCCAAACCTCTCCAGCCTAAGCATGGAAGTGGGTGATTTTGGGGAGCAAGATGTGGTGAACTTTGGGAGTTTGCCAGAGCTTACTTACCTGATGTGGGACACGATTCCTGGGGGCATGGAGTTCCCTGACGGTGCTTTCCCCAAGTTGAGGAGATGCAGGGTGTATGCGCCATTCAGGTTTCTGAAGGGAAGTATGCGCCATTCCGGTGACCTGCGACACGGTCCTCCCACGCCCTATCACGCCTCCCTCAATGGCATCTGCGCCCGGGGCGACGAACGGACGCAGGTGAGAGCCGGCTCGGCCTCCGAAGTTGAGAGACCGTGCTCGGCCTCCTCTGCCCTGAGACACGGGCCTCCCACGACCAGCTCCAGTAGGAGGAAGACCATGGCCGGCGGACAGGTCGAAGAGGAGTTGCTGGTACGAGCCCAACTCCGGGAACTCGTCGACGTTGTGGTTGAGATCCAAGTATCCCATTCCCCTCCCGAGATTTCCCCCGGCGGATGA
- the LOC123135362 gene encoding disease resistance protein PIK6-NP isoform X4 yields the protein MDVVTGAMGSLLPKLGELLVGEYKLQKGVKKDVESLQREMKSMNAALVKVAEVPRDQLDNQVIIWADELRELSYDMEDVVDNFLVCVEGSESDAFTDSNKLKGLMAKMANLFTKGKTRHQIADAMKDINNRAQEVAERRNRYRVDDVVANAAGKHKVDPRLLALYKTQKELVGIEDARNELTKMLTDGVGDGDVPKQQHMMKMVSIVVGPGGLGKTTLAKAVYDRLQTQFECTAFVPVGRNPEVKKVLRDILLEVGKKQEHIGDVAILDERQLINILQRLLENASFHYNYSAGQGAGLHGARG from the coding sequence ATGGACGTGGTGACCGGTGCCATGGGAAGCCTGCTCCCTAAGCTCGGCGAGCTGCTGGTGGGGGAGTACAAGCTGCAGAAAGGTGTCAAGAAAGATGTCGAGTCCCTCCAGAGGGAGATGAAGAGCATGAACGCTGCCCTTGTCAAGGTGGCGGAGGTGCCAAGGGACCAGCTGGACAACCAGGTCATCATCTGGGCTGACGAGCTCAGGGAGCTGTCTTATGACATGGAGGATGTTGTTGACAACTTCTTGGTGTGCGTCGAGGGATCTGAATCTGATGCTTTCACCGACTCAAACAAGCTCAAAGGGCTAATGGCAAAGATGGCCAACTTATTCACCAAAGGCAAGACTCGGCATCAGATCGCCGATGCCATGAAGGACATCAATAACCGCGCCCAAGAGGTGGCTGAACGGCGTAACAGGTACAGGGTTGATGATGTTGTTGCCAATGCAGCTGGCAAACACAAGGTTGACCCTCGTCTGCTGGCTCTATACAAGACTCAGAAGGAGCTCGTTGGCATTGAAGACGCACGGAACGAGCTGACCAAGATGCTCACAGATGGTGTTGGTGATGGTGATGTTCCCAAGCAACAGCacatgatgaagatggtctcaatTGTTGTTGGACCCGGAGGACTTGGCAAGACTACACTTGCTAAGGCAGTGTATGATAGGCTTCAAACACAATTTGAATGCACAGCTTTTGTTCCAGTGGGTCGAAACCCTGAAGTGAAGAAAGTTTTAAGGGATATCCTTTTGGAGGTTGGCAAGAAGCAGGAGCATATTGGTGATGTAGCCATATTGGATGAAAGACAACTCATCAACATACTCCAACGACTACTTGAGAATGCGAG